One genomic segment of Chitinophaga sancti includes these proteins:
- a CDS encoding GlxA family transcriptional regulator, with the protein MVNRVIFFIASQTHILDLAGPVQVFYEATEYGHPYEIIYLSDQPEKACSSGLMIGQLQHIHDITIRQDDIIFIPGFQLQADNHGLRDWLIHIAHTGATLCSVCTGSFALAAAGILNGHGCTTHWKYTQRLQEEYPDTKVFTNRLFVKSGNIYTSAGITTGIDLALFIIEERHGPAFAWQLAAELVVYIRRDGDDSQQSVYLQYRRHINNHIHQVQDFIIHHLDQKLSLDILAAQVHTGSRNLTRMFKAATGITIGQYIDKLRVEKAVNLLKEKNKVTIVAQQCGFKSVVQLRTMVKKHTGALPSKV; encoded by the coding sequence ATGGTCAACAGGGTCATATTTTTCATAGCCAGTCAAACACATATTCTCGATCTCGCCGGACCAGTACAGGTGTTCTACGAGGCAACAGAATATGGGCATCCCTATGAAATTATTTATCTCTCCGATCAACCGGAAAAAGCCTGCTCTTCCGGTTTGATGATTGGCCAGCTCCAGCACATTCATGATATTACGATCCGGCAGGATGACATCATTTTTATTCCCGGGTTTCAGTTGCAGGCAGACAATCATGGCCTCCGGGATTGGTTGATCCACATCGCTCATACTGGCGCCACCCTTTGCTCTGTATGTACAGGTTCTTTTGCCCTGGCCGCCGCCGGTATTCTCAATGGACATGGTTGTACAACCCACTGGAAATATACCCAACGCCTCCAGGAGGAATATCCGGATACAAAGGTTTTCACGAACCGCCTCTTTGTAAAAAGTGGCAATATCTACACCAGCGCCGGCATCACCACAGGTATCGACCTGGCACTTTTTATTATTGAAGAACGCCATGGTCCTGCTTTTGCCTGGCAACTGGCTGCTGAGCTGGTAGTGTATATTCGCCGTGATGGCGATGATTCCCAGCAAAGCGTCTATCTGCAATATCGCCGGCATATTAATAATCATATTCATCAGGTACAGGATTTTATCATTCATCATCTTGACCAGAAGCTATCTCTTGATATTTTGGCAGCGCAGGTGCATACTGGATCACGGAATCTGACCAGGATGTTTAAGGCTGCAACCGGGATTACTATTGGGCAGTATATTGATAAACTGAGGGTGGAAAAGGCGGTTAATTTATTAAAGGAGAAAAACAAGGTTACGATTGTGGCGCAGCAATGTGGGTTTAAAAGTGTGGTGCAGTTGAGGACGATGGTGAAAAAACATACGGGAGCGTTGCCGTCTAAGGTGTAA
- a CDS encoding DJ-1/PfpI family protein codes for MKRIISIVLFTMLTAFASAQTYICPPCNGPSCDTLTFTNPGNCPHCGMKLIKKGDEIKRLNVCFYLYDGVEVLDFAGPLEVFSYAGCNIYIVSKTTDPLHAQGVLRVLPTYSIENAPPADIFVTFGGNDDVAANDPEVIKWIQSRIPNTKYFMSVCTGAFILGKAGILDHKTVTTFHNSIENLRKALPNSTVLADKRFVEDGNVLTTAGISAGIDGALHLVEKLRGHDAAVQIAKHMEYDKWVPGEGLVVKQ; via the coding sequence ATGAAACGGATCATTTCAATCGTGCTTTTTACCATGCTGACCGCCTTTGCCAGTGCACAAACCTATATTTGCCCACCCTGCAATGGCCCCAGCTGCGACACCCTCACCTTCACCAATCCCGGCAACTGTCCCCACTGTGGCATGAAGTTGATTAAAAAAGGAGATGAAATCAAGAGACTAAACGTCTGCTTCTACCTCTATGACGGCGTTGAAGTCCTGGACTTTGCAGGCCCACTGGAAGTATTTTCCTATGCAGGCTGCAATATCTATATCGTATCCAAGACTACAGACCCGCTTCATGCCCAGGGTGTACTCAGGGTATTACCTACCTACAGTATTGAAAATGCCCCTCCTGCTGATATCTTTGTCACCTTTGGAGGCAATGATGATGTAGCGGCTAATGACCCGGAAGTGATTAAATGGATTCAATCCCGGATTCCTAATACCAAATACTTTATGTCCGTATGTACCGGTGCCTTTATCCTTGGCAAAGCCGGTATCCTGGATCATAAAACAGTGACCACTTTCCACAACAGCATTGAAAACCTGCGAAAAGCATTGCCTAACAGCACCGTATTGGCTGATAAACGTTTTGTAGAGGATGGAAATGTATTAACAACCGCAGGAATTTCTGCTGGTATAGATGGGGCGCTGCACCTGGTAGAGAAATTACGCGGACATGATGCGGCGGTACAGATTGCGAAACATATGGAATATGATAAATGGGTGCCAGGCGAAGGACTGGTTGTAAAGCAATAA
- a CDS encoding GlxA family transcriptional regulator, translating to MKHISILIPRGAASLGCIEGTHKMFFNVNRFLTDRGEDPLFTIQLVGLTHDAMVYDGFCKVTPDLSIQDNFTTDLIIIPAVNGEMDKVIAANSDFFPWIRAQYERGAEVASLCVGAFLLAATGLLDGKKCSTHWQSEHLFRKMFPDVEMVSDRIITDENGIYSSGGANSFWNLLLYLVEKYTDREMAIFCAKFFAIEIDRFSQSPFIMFRGQRDHKDDDIKRAQDFIEQNFQERITVDQLASLCTMGRRSFERRFKKATSNTVSEYIQRVKIEAAKKGFETSRKNINEVMCEVGYADNKAFRTVFKRKTGLSPVEYRNKYNKEAIAV from the coding sequence ATGAAACACATATCTATATTAATCCCCAGAGGTGCCGCGTCCCTGGGCTGTATTGAAGGCACACACAAAATGTTCTTTAATGTGAATCGCTTCCTGACCGACCGGGGAGAAGATCCATTATTCACTATCCAACTGGTAGGCTTGACCCACGATGCTATGGTATACGATGGATTTTGTAAAGTAACCCCGGATCTGAGTATACAGGATAACTTCACTACTGACCTGATCATTATCCCTGCGGTAAATGGGGAAATGGACAAGGTCATTGCCGCCAACAGCGATTTCTTCCCCTGGATCAGGGCACAGTATGAACGTGGAGCGGAAGTTGCCAGTCTATGTGTAGGCGCATTTTTGTTGGCAGCCACTGGTTTGCTGGATGGTAAGAAATGCAGTACTCACTGGCAGTCTGAGCACCTGTTCAGAAAAATGTTTCCTGATGTGGAAATGGTATCTGACAGGATTATTACCGATGAGAACGGGATTTATTCCAGTGGAGGGGCAAATTCTTTCTGGAATTTACTCCTGTACCTGGTAGAAAAATATACTGATAGGGAAATGGCAATCTTCTGTGCAAAATTTTTTGCTATTGAAATTGATAGGTTTAGTCAGTCACCATTTATCATGTTCCGCGGACAGCGGGATCATAAGGATGATGATATTAAGCGGGCACAGGATTTTATTGAGCAAAATTTCCAGGAGCGGATTACGGTTGACCAATTGGCGTCGCTTTGTACGATGGGGAGAAGGAGTTTTGAAAGGAGATTTAAGAAGGCGACCAGCAATACGGTTTCAGAATATATTCAACGGGTGAAGATAGAAGCTGCTAAGAAAGGGTTTGAAACCAGCCGTAAAAATATCAATGAGGTGATGTGTGAGGTGGGGTATGCGGATAATAAGGCGTTTAGAACTGTATTTAAGAGGAAGACGGGGTTATCGCCGGTGGAGTATCGGAATAAATATAATAAGGAGGCGATTGCAGTGTAA